The Falco cherrug isolate bFalChe1 chromosome 3, bFalChe1.pri, whole genome shotgun sequence genome segment CCCTGCCGGgacccatcctcagctccttcccccagagcaccGCCGTCGGATCGTCCTCATCGGCTGCCGTGGGCAacatcctcagctcccagggagtgCCCGTCTCCTCCGGCGGCTTCGGCTATGGCTTCGGAGGCCTGGGCTGCTATGGTGCCAGAAGAGCCTGCTACCCCTGCTAAGGGCTCCTTACACCACGCCTGATACCAGCCAACCACACGCTAGAAGCCAAGTCACGGATTGAGGACCTACcttcaggctcctgctgccacatGGGCTCGCCGTCCGTGGCTCCTCCGCCCCTCAAGGCACAAAGCAAGCAGCGAAGGGGCCAGCCCGCGGTGCCTGGAAACATGAGCTacctacctcctcctcttctcccactgtcttCTTTGCATCGCCCCTACAGCTACATCCGGTACTCTCTGCTGCAAACACCTTCTCACAAGCCACAGACCACCGGGGCACCTCCGCCGCGCTGCTCCCACTGCAAGGCAGGAAGACCTCGGTGCTCTGGAAAAGTCTACTGCAAGGAAAGGAGCCCTCGGCTGACGGCCGCCCTACTTGCACCTCAGACCCGCTCCCTTCCCCTTGGTGCTCCTGCCATTTCACTCCTTTGCCTCAATAAAGTTCTCCCGCATGCCAGCCTCAGgtgcctcctcttcctttcttctaaggCTCTTCCAGCCTCACCCGGCACAGAACCGGGACTCAACAGGCCATCGGGGTGGGTGGACAAGGACCACAAGACCTCTCTTAGGAAGTATCGCCGCAGCAACACCACCTGCTGGCAAGCCGGTGGGCTTCCAGCCCGTGACACAAGCCCTTCACTTGCCCAAACAAAGGCTTGGACACGCTAATGCACTTCCACCCATGCCTCTGACGCAAGCTCCTCCTGTGCGCTGGGTTCActttggctggatgccaggtgcccgccaagccgctctgtcactccccctcctcaactggaaaggggagagagaacaCAACAAAACGGTTTGTGGGT includes the following:
- the LOC129735707 gene encoding feather keratin-like, producing MACNNLCSPCGPTPLANSCNEPCVRQCEESRVVIQPPAVLVTLPGPILSSFPQSTAVGSSSSAAVGNILSSQGVPVSSGGFGYGFGGLGCYGARRACYPC